A region of the Thermanaerothrix sp. genome:
TGTAGAAACCATCCGGGGATTTGTCGCGCTCGATCAAAACCATACCCCCTAAAACACCGTCCTCGTCAACCCCATGGAACACCAGCGCCTAGATCAACTGTAAGGCCCAAAGGTGACCTCCCCGTCGTCCCCCAGGTAGAAGGATGCGTAACGCATCACCTGGTTGATCTCCCTGCGCACCCCTTTCACCTCCACCGTGACCCCAGGATAAACCTCACCCCTCACCCGGACCACCCCTTTGGCGCTGGAGGACTCAAGGAGGCTCTCCAACATGGCTATCTTGGTCTTCAAGTCCTTCTCCTGCTTCTTCAAACCGTCGTAAACCGCCATGGCCTTCCTGATACGCTCCTTAAGGTCATCCCTTAAGGCCATGACATCCCCGGCCTTGGGAAGCACCGCCTTCACGAAGCTCTCCGCCCTCAATATGGCGGCCACCACCTCCGCCAAGGTCTTCTTGTGGTGAACCAGCTGCTCCCTCACCCGGAAGCTCACGCCCACCGAGAGAACCGTCCTGGTCCCCATCTCGCTTCCCGCCACGGTGGTGTCAACCCGGTTAAGGGCCTGCACCTGGCCCCCTATTATCCCCCGGCGGCCCTTGACAACCACAAAGTCGCCGGAGCTTATGCGGCCGTTGAGGGAGTACTTCTCGACGGTTACAGGACCGTCGCAGACCACCGCCCCCTGCTCCACGTAACGAACCATCCCGCTGCCCCCCGCCTCCATGAGCGCCCTGGACCCCACCAACCCACCGTGGATAACCACGTCCCTCCCGCATTTAACGGTTCCGTCGAAGACCCCGCCGAATATCTCCGCGTCCACGCCGGCCTCCACCGAGAACCCGGCAGACACGTTCCCCCGCACCACGATGCTGCCATCGAACCTCACGTTCCCGGTGGCCAC
Encoded here:
- a CDS encoding FapA family protein: MASEDRDRGREELLAENLERFIAGVEETFKELGLDAKGSSVDGSYRLEVSRDGMEARLDLFPPIGGGKPLDWLVLVDELSSQGLRGLLTEVIAAAVDRCNAGEVQKDVLVAKGVPPLPPKEGKVEILFPLGMEEVEQEDEKLPLHLRRVIRVKTVRPGDRLAVFHPPVPGRPGQDVWGNVVEVPEVKEVHLMPGKGVQVKEDGRTFVAAAEGQPVLDGAVLRVDPVFEIRGDVGVATGNVRFDGSIVVRGNVSAGFSVEAGVDAEIFGGVFDGTVKCGRDVVIHGGLVGSRALMEAGGSGMVRYVEQGAVVCDGPVTVEKYSLNGRISSGDFVVVKGRRGIIGGQVQALNRVDTTVAGSEMGTRTVLSVGVSFRVREQLVHHKKTLAEVVAAILRAESFVKAVLPKAGDVMALRDDLKERIRKAMAVYDGLKKQEKDLKTKIAMLESLLESSSAKGVVRVRGEVYPGVTVEVKGVRREINQVMRYASFYLGDDGEVTFGPYS